A window of Primulina tabacum isolate GXHZ01 chromosome 4, ASM2559414v2, whole genome shotgun sequence contains these coding sequences:
- the LOC142543085 gene encoding factor of DNA methylation 4-like — protein sequence MSHRRERRSDGKRDSEIEALRVRYFRELRDERVKIRGSGRHLVCPYCRHNGRREYDFWGLKKHAIRIADDSKSESFREIAQHLGLLKYLDWCAPMEGISSSSSKRIPNRIKSHPDDKSKLEKPTEKAILPIERDSDSILLAPVLPHTHKGGDEPIVWPWMAVIANLPVEKKDGRYVGDSGRGLKEKWISQGYNPVKVHPLWNFQGHSGYAVVDFSKDWEGFKNAMAFEKAFEMDHRGKRDWYAAKDRGDKIYGWLAREDEYRSGGILGKHLRKNGDLKTVSDIQINEKRNNMKLLSNLSEALESKSKKCEEIKENISKTEIFVGDNLAQMEDMVRKFNEEMKKMQDDASDQLRKISEDHASSKAELEAQREVLKSREKELKGRQHLNQNERRKLFEQKKMIEMAIREQKNADDEMLKLAEDQKRDKELLHKKIIELEVKLDQKQALELQIERLRGAVEVMKHMTEGSEDDEKKLKSIVEELQEKEDELEGLESLNQALIVKERNTNDELQEARKVLISCLWDTRANIRVKKMGELDVKPFFRVAKRRYSDKEEALEKAAEICSLWEDYLRDPGWHPYKVICVGGKHKEILDEDDEKLKELKTELGDEIYEDVTVALNEMNEYNPSGRYPVPELWNTKEKRKASLAEGIRHLLKRWKLFKAKSWRN from the exons ATGTCTCACAGAAGAGAAAGACGGAGTGACGGAAAAAGAGATTCTGAGATAGAAGCGCTAAGAGTCAGATACTTTAGAGAACTCAGAGATGAAAGAGTCAAGATAAGAGGTTCTGGGAGGCATCTCGTATGCCCTTACTGTCGACATAATGGAAGAAGAGAGTATGACTTCTGGGGGCTAAAAAAGCATGCAATTCGTATTGCTGATGACTCGAAAAGTGAAAGCTTCAGAGAAATAGCTCAACATTTGGGGCTACTCAAGTATTTGGATTGGTGTGCACCAATGGAGGGGATTTCATCATCATCAAGTAAAAGAATTCCCAATCGAATAAAGAGTCATCCAGATGACAAGAGCAAGTTAGAAAAACCTACAGAGAAAGCCATCTTGCCAATTGAACGCGATTCGGATTCCATATTGCTTGCACCTGTGCTTCCACATACTCATAAAGGTGGTGATGAACCTATTGTTTGGCCTTGGATGGCAGTTATTGCCAACCTTCCAGTTGAAAAAAAAGATGGAAGATATGTCGGTGACAGCGGAAGAGGACTCAAAGAGAAGTGGATAAGCCAAGGATACAATCCTGTGAAGGTTCATCCTCTGTGGAACTTTCAGGGTCACTCGGGTTATGCAGTTGTTGACTTTAGCAAAGATTGGGAAGGATTTAAGAATGCTATGGCATTTGAAAAGGCATTTGAAATGGATCATCGTGGGAAGAGGGATTGGTATGCAGCCAAAGACAGAGGAGATAAGATCTATGGTTGGCTTGCCCGTGAAGATGAATATAGATCAGGGGGGATTCTGGGTAAACACCTCCGGAAGAATGGAGATCTTAAGACTGTGTCTGACATACAAATTAATGAGAAGAGAaataacatgaaacttctatccAATTTGAGTGAGGCATTGGAATCGAAGAGCAAAAAATGCGAAGAAATAAAAGAGAACATCAGCAAGACTGAAATATTTGTTGGAGATAATTTGGCTCAAATGGAAGATATGGTTCGAAAATTTAACGAAG AAATGAAGAAGATGCAGGACGATGCATCTGATCAGCTGAGGAAAATTTCCGAGGACCATGCGAGTAGTAAAGCAGAGTTGGAGGCTCAGAGAGAAGTGCTGAAATCGAGGGAGAAAGAATTAAAAGGACGTCAGCATCTGAATCAGAATGAAAGGAGGAAGCTCTTTGAACAAAAGAAAAtg ATTGAGATGGCTATTAGAGAACAAAAGAATGCTGATGATGAGATGCTGAAACTTGCAGAGGATCAAAAG AGAGATAAGGAGCTTCTTCATAAAAAGATAATTGAACTTGAAGTAAAGCTAGATCAAAAGCAAGCTCTGGAGTTGCAGATCGAGCGATTGAGGGGTGCTGTTGAAGTGATGAAGCACATGACTGAAGGAAGTGAAGACGATGAGAAGAAATTAAAGTCAATTGTAGAGGAGCTTCAAGAAAAAGAAGATGAACTTGAAGGTCTTGAATCCCTAAATCAAGCTCTTATTGTTAAAGAGAGAAATACCAATGATGAGTTGCAAGAGGCTCGCAAAGTGCTAATCAGT TGTTTGTGGGATACCCGTGCCAACATCCGTGTGAAGAAGATGGGTGAGCTTGATGTGAAGCCATTTTTCCGTGTTGCAAAGAGACGATATTCTGATAAAGAAGAAGCACTTGAAAAAGCAGCAGAGATATGCTCCTTATGGGAGGATTACCTCAGGGATCCTGGATGGCATCCATACAAAGTCATCTGTGTTGGCGGAAAACACAAG GAAATACTTGATGAGGACGATGAAAAGTTAAAAGAATTGAAGACTGAACTGGGGGACGAAATATATGAAGATGTCACAGTTGCCTTGAATGAGATGAATGAGTACAACCCAAGTGGTAGGTATCCAGTGCCGGAGCTGTGGAATACAAAGGAAAAGAGGAAGGCATCACTGGCTGAAGGAATTCGACATCTGCTCAAACGATGGAAACTTTTCAAAGCGAAAAGCTGGAGAAACTAA
- the LOC142541826 gene encoding uncharacterized protein LOC142541826, with protein MLRKKGLLGRPSEGWSTNAWSTNPRLVNQEALVDEEAVVDQTLGIFAEKTRQGCKNQDIKRYHRDLNISSQIMWYLMSNQIVDTSSDEFWMVVRKRPANMSVQVQNENGVDVEKLKMTGLTADAVRFLKKDLLGRYNYLTEAQGRKEVDGSFLVGGFVLPLQILAYEYYPSMAKKFARRRDVDGLMLPRMFQWVTNTWPSNRAPTTVDVTAAFDDCAIDDCLGCLTPTPEELVSVYYTTGDFVDSAPDVVTTRVLELWRQGQTVICSEHPLDSPSVQHMHFAHSTPSVQHTPSAHASPDVSGTRPGDLNRSSSSTSSPMRTGPRVHFGLNLSRRPSPLEYRFEWRLTALEDSVTSMHVKISAEFIETRASVRSINQAIVDLKSSFNLGLDELRLSLTDQITAGFAEMRSNMLSAAGQRL; from the exons ATGTTGAGGAAGAAAGGACTTCTTGGTCGACCAAGCGAGGGTTGGTCGACCAACGCTTGGTCGACCAACCCTCGCTTGGTCAACCAAGAAGCCCTGGTCGACGAAGAAGCTGTGGTGGACCAAACTTTGG GTATATTTGCCGAGAAAACTAGGCAGGGATGCAAGAATCAAGATATAAAGAG GTATCATAGAGATTTAAATATTTCTAGTCAAATTATGTGGTATTTGATGAGTAATCAGATAGTTGACACGAGTAGTGATGAGTTTTGGATGGTGGTGCGCAAGAGGCcg GCAAATATGAGTGTTCAAGTGCAGAATGAGAATGGTGTAGACGTGGAGAAGTTAAAGATGACTG GTTTAACAGCTGATGCGGTCCGATTTTTGAAGAAGGACCTTTTAGGGCGATATAATTACCTCACCGAGGCACAGGGTCGGAAAGAAGTTGATGGCAGCTTCCTTGTCGGTGGTTTTGTGCTGCCTCTGCag ATCCTCGCTTATGAATATTATCCGAGCATGGCAAAAAAGTTTGCAAGGAGAAGAGATGTGGACGGTTTGATGTTGCCTAGGATGTTTCAGTGGGTGACTAACACGTGGCCGTCAAACCGTGCCCCAACTACTGTTGATGTCACTGCAGCCTTTGATGATTGTGCTATAGat gATTGTCTTGGATGTTTGACTCCTACTCCCGAGGAGCTCGTTTCAGTGTATTATACGACCGGGGATTTTGTTGATTCTGCGCCCGATGTGGTCACCACTCGGGTACTCGAGCTCTGGAGGCAGGGTCAGACAGTCATATGTAGTGAGCACCCTCTGGATTCTCCCTCAGTCCAGCACATGCATTTTGCACATTCAACTCCCTCTGTCCAGCACACGCCTTCTGCACATGCATCTCCTGACGTTTCCGGCACCCGTCCTGGTGATCTCAATAGATCCAGCTCTAGCACCAGTTCTCCTATGCGTACGGGTCCTAGAGTCCACTTTGGACTCAATCTTTCCCGCCGCCCATCACCCTTGGAGTATCGTTTCGAGTGGCGATTGACTGCGTTAGAGGATTCTGTTACGTCCATGCATGTTAAGATATCGGCAGAATTTATTGAGACCAGAGCGTCTGTCAGGAGTATAAATCAAGCTATAGTTGACTTGAAATCGAGTTTCAATCTTGGTCTCgatgagttgagattgagttTGACTGACCAGATTACAGCTGGTTTTGCTGAGATGAGGTCTAACATGCTAAGCGCAGCAGGACAAAGATTATAG